The Ignavibacteriales bacterium DNA segment TGATTTCGGAAATTGGTTTTGGAACTATTGAAGTGCGGGCAAAACGAGCTTATCGCATGATTGATAAACTTCACTACAATACTGATCATAATATTTTTGTGGAGAGTGTAGAAATTTGTGCAATAAAAGATCCAATGCCGGAAGATGGCGCTTGTGTTTTTACCGGCAAGACTGCAATTTATTTTGGCGAAGATGAATTATACGATGATAATAAGGGGCACGTGCTTCTATATAACCAGCCTCTTGCTGTTTGTGATAAAACTGCTGCTGCATTAAAATCATTAAATCGGAAAGATATTTTCATTTCAGAATCAACTTACTTTTATGACGGAGGGGTTGCTGCTAACAGCCGTATCTTTTCTTCTTTTACATAAAATAATTGAATCATTCAAGTTCAATATGGTGTGAATCTATTTTATAAAAATTAAGTTAAAAAAATTGATTATAAACTCCTTCAGGTTTATTTTCCAAATCAAAATTATCTAATAATTTATTATTAAACTTTTTGGAGATTCTGCCATGTCCGATAAAAAACTTTCCGGTGATGTTTATTATCCAACTGATGAAATTGTAAAGTTCGCTCATGCTAAATGTGAAAAGCTTTATGAAAGTGCATCAAAAGATTTTGTAAGCTTTTGGGAAACCGAAGCTAAAAATCTTTACTGGCATAAGAAATGGAATAAAGTATTAGATGATTCGAATAAACCTTTCTTTAAATGGTTTACAGGCGCAAAGACGAATATTGCGTACAACTGCCTTGATGTTCATATTAAAACTCCACGAAGAAATAAACTTGCATTAATATGGGAGGGGGAGAATGGCGATGTAAAAACTTATTCCTACTTTGCTCTGCATCGTGAAACCTGCAAGTTTGCTAATGTATTGAAAAGTCTTGGCGTGCATAAAGGAGACCGTGTAACACTTTATATGGGAAGAATTCCTGAATTAATGATTGGAATGTTAGCCTGCGCAAGAATTGGAGCGATACACTCTGTTGTTTATGGCGGGTTTTCTGTTGAAGCATTACACGAGAGATTAGAGGATAGTCAGTCAAAAGTTTTAATTGTATCTGATGGAGCATTTCAACGCGGTAAAATTGTCGAGCTGAAAAAAATTGCCGACGAAGCTTTGCAGCGAGCCGCAACTGTTGAAAGCGTTTTGGTTGTTAAACGCACCGGTCATCAAATAAATATGGAAGCCGGCAGGGATATGTGGTATCACGAATTAATGAATTTACCTATCGCCAATAACTCCGAAAGCCTTGAAATTGTTGATGCTGAAGACCCATTATTTCTGCTTTATACTTCAGGAACAACCGGCAAGCCTAAAGCGATACTGCACACACATGGCGGTTATATGGTAGGTATTTATTCAACATTAAAATATGTTTTTGATATTCACGATGAAGATCGGTTTTGGTGTGCCGCTGATCCTGGTTGGATTACCGGGCACAGTTACATAGTTTATGGTCCGTTGTTAAATGGAGCTACATCCTTTATGTACGAGGGTGCCCCGACTTTTCCTTACCCCCACCGATGGTGGCAGATGATTGAAAAATATGGAATAAATATTCTTTATACAGCTCCGACTGCTATACGAGGACTTATGCGATTTGGAGATGCCTGGCCAAACCGTTACAATCTTTCTTCACTCCGATTGCTTGGAACTGTCGGCGAACCAATAAATCCTGAAGCCTGGAAATGGTACAACAGGGTGATCGGAAAAGAAAAATGCCCAATTATGGATACCTGGTGGCAAACTGAAACTGGTATGTTTATGATTACACCGATGCCTTGCACCCCCCTAAAACCCGGATCGGGGACAAAACCATTCCCCGGACTTGTTATGGACATCGTTGATGAAGGGGGTAAATCTGTAAAACCAAATGAGGAAGGTTATCTTGTTATTAAAACACCCTGGCCTGCAATGCTCAGAACAGTTTGGAATGATCCTGATAGATATGTTAATCAATACTGGTCACGTTTCCCGGGAATGTATATGACCGGTGATTCTGCAAGACGCGATGAAGACGGCTACTTCTGGATTATAGGAAGGGTGGATGATGTAATAAAAGTTTCCGGTTACCGATTGGGAACAGCAGAAATTGAAAGCGCTCTCGTTAGTCATCCTGCTGTGGCTGAAGCTGCTGCTATTGGCTTACCGCATGAAGTTAAAGGAAACGCAATTCATTGTTTTGTTATTCTTCGCAATGGTTTTGAAAAGTCGGATAAACTTTGTGAAGAATTAAGGCAGCATGTCGGTCACGAAGTTGGTCCGATTGCCAAACCCGAGTTGGTTGAAATAGTTGATTCATTACCAAAAACCCGAAGCGGTAAAATCATGCGAAGAGTTCTGAAAGCCAAAGCACTTGGATTAGACCCGGGAAATTTAAGCACGCTTGAGGATTGAGATATAACTTTGATTAATAAATTAGTGCAATTCGTGAAATTCGTGGCAGTGCCCTGAAACTTTTCGAGACTGCAAATGTATATGATTAAATTTAAAATGGAGTAACTCTTGAATTCTAAAAATATAAACCTCTTCCTTAGTATTTTATTCTTATTTACTTTGGGATTTTTTCAAAGCATTACCGCCCAGCAAAGTGAAACCGATCTTTACAAATGGCTAAAGACAATCCCGGAATTTGAAGTTAAGCAAATAACGGGCGATGATATGTTCAGCGAAGTCTATGAAATAATGGTAACAATGCCTGTTGATCATAATAATCCTGAAGGACAAAAATTCAAACAGCAAGTTTTCCTTTCTCACGTTGATGCTGAGAAACCAATGGTGATGTACCTTGAAGGTTACGCAACAGGAAATTGGACACAGGAATTAACAAAGATGCTTGATTGTAATCAGCTTGTTGTTGAACACCGCTACTTTGGCGAATCTGTTCCTGAACCATTCGATTGGAAATATTTGACTATCAAACAGGCTGCTGATGATCATCACCGTATTGTAGAATTATTCAAGAACTACTACAAAGAAAAATGGATAAGCACTGGAATTAGCAAGGGTGGGTCAACTGTTATTTTTCACGCAAGATTTTATCCCGATGATGTAGATGTTTGCGTTCCTTATGTTGGTCCAATTAATTTTTCAACCGAAGATCAGCGCGTGTATGAATGGATAAACTCAGTATCCACTCCTGAATGCAGAAAAAAAGTATTTGATTTTCAGAAAATTTGTCTTACAAAGCGAGACGAACTTTATCCCATTTTCCTGAAGAATGCTGAAGAAAAAAGATTGACCTATAACATCGTTGGGGGCGAGCGTGCTTACGAATATGCAGTACTCGAATATTCATTCGCTTACTGGCAGTGGAGTGATGGTGATTGCTCTAAAATCCCTGATGCCCATTCTTCGATTGAAGACATCTGGAAACACCTGCTTATAAATGGAGGGGTAACTTATTTTAGTGATCAGGATATTGAAGGAATCTATCCATTCTTTTACCAATGCTACACCGAGTATGGTTATTACGGCTATAATATTTCACCATTCGGAGACTTGATTGAATATGCGGACGGGCATACTCCCTTTTTCTTTCCATTAAATGTACTACCTGAGTTTGACCCCACCGTTACGCAGGATATTTCCAACTGGGTTCAAAACGAAGCAAAAAATTTTATTTTCATTTACGGCGGCAATGATCCATGGAGTTCGACAGGAGTTTGCTTGACAGGAAAAACTAACTCCGTAAAGATGGTACTGCCCGGCGGCTCACACAGAACAAGAATAAAAGATTTTTCCGATGATGACAAGGAAGTGATCTATTCTAAGTTGGAAGAGTGGCTTGGTGTAAAGTTGCTTAGCAGCGATTAACAATCATTCGCAGCGAGGCAGACCCTGCGATTATCTTTTTTATTAATATCTAAAAAAATGAATTCGTTTCATGTTATTGTACTCTTATTACTTTCATTGTTGATTTATTCACTCAACAGCTTTGCACAGACGATCAGACTATTTCCTGAAAATAAGATTTACGATAAATATTATGCTGATGCATTATCGCATCAGTTTTCTTTGTCCAAGCAATTTGAATCAAATGAATGGTTTGGCAATATTGGTATTGAAAAACCTCTAGTTAATTTCGAATTTGATGAAAACATTTATCAATTTACAGTAGCAGCCACAGTTTTTAACACATTAAAAATTACCCCGCCGCATATTCAGGTATTTACTGCAGACTATTTAGTAGATTTATTTATTGACAAAAAGTTTTATGATAATTTTATTCTAAGATTTAATTGGGGTCATTTAAGTGCCCATTTTCAGATGATGGAATTACACAGCTCAATAGAAAATCAATAAATTATGTAAGAGACTATATCGGAATAGCGTCTGAAAACCTGTTGAATATTATTAATGGCAAAATATATTATTCCGCTTCTTATAATTTTCATAATGAACCGAAAAAGATAAACACGTACATCTTCAATTAGGATTTGATGGGGGAAATATCTATCTAATGAATTATTGCTTTACTTTGCATTTGATTTTAAAATTAAAGAGGAGGTGAATTATGGTTCAACAAAATCTTTTCAGGTGGGGCTAAAATATGCGCAAGACAAATTGTCCAACATTAGATTAGCCTATACTTTCAGGGCAGGGTTTGAGGAAAGGGGACAGTTGTACAATGAATCGGATAATAAGCATCTGATCGGTCTTTTTTTTGATTTCTAACATTTAGTTTTGTGAAGCTATGCGAAAGTCATTACTAATACTTATGCTGTACATTCAAATTGTCTTTGCACAAGATTCCCTGCTATATAAAAACGATGAATCAAGCCCATTCTATTCAAGAAAAAATTTATCCATTGCATTTCTTTCTGGAGCTTATGCATCTACCTTAGTATCGGGATATTATATGTGGTGGAGGGATGGTCAAAGACGGTTCACTTTCTATTCGTCAGAGGAGGGTGAAGGATGGCTAAACGACCCGTACTCGAAAGGAATTGACAAAGTCGGACATTTTTATACTTCCTATTTTTTTTATAAGCTTTCTAAAAATCTGTTGATTTGGGGCGGTTATCCGGAAGATGATTCAAAACTTCATGCTGCCATTATGAGCCTCGGTATTGGTTTGGTAATTGAAGTTGGTGATGGGTTTTCCCGTTTTGGATTTGACTATCAGGATTTAGTTTTTAATACAATTGGCTTGGGGTATGGTTATCTCCAGGACGTTTTACCCGTTCTTCAAAATTTTAATTTTAAATGGAGTTACATCCCCACCCATGATTTTCATTTCCCCCCTAATTTAACATCCACTTACGAGGCTCATATTTATTGGTTAACAGTTGATGTCCATAATTTATTTCAAAACACATTTATGAATTTCTACCCGGAATATTTACAACTTGGAATTGGTTACAGTGTTTCAGATGATTATAAGAGAAGAGAATATTTGATAGGTCTGGATTTTAATTTGGATAAAATTTTTTCAACCAATAATCAGGATTGGAAGCTTATTATTGACACAGCCAATATGCTTCATTATCCTGCCCCTGGAGTTAAATTCCAAAGCGGGAGAAAACCAGATTATAGATTCTTCATTTTTAACTAATGATTTACCTCCCCATTAATTATGCTCTAATTCATTCAATTGATATTCGTTTGAGATTCCGCTATTTTTGACAACAATTTTTTAAATGCTATGCAAGTAACTCCTTTAATGAATCAATACCGGAAGATTAAAGAAGCCAATCCTGATACGATTCTGCTTTTTAGGGTTGGCGATTTTTTTGAAACTTTCGATGAGGATGCCAAAACCGCATCAAAAGTTTTGGGTATAACTTTAACTAAGCGCTCCAATGGTGCAGCGGGAGATGTACCGCTTGCTGGTTTTCCTCATCACGCCATAGACAGTTACTTACCAAAACTTGTACGCGCAGGTTATCGTGTTGCAGTTTGCGAGCAAATGGAAAATCCTAAATTTGCTAAAGGTATTGTCAAGCGTGAAGTTGTTGAAGTTGTAACTCCCGGCGTAACTCTTTCCGACAAACTGCTCGATCATAAAAAAAATAATTATTTGATGGCGATTTTTCTAACCGATGAAGTTGCAGGAATTTCATTTTGTGATATTTCCACAGCAGAGTTTTATTGTTACCAGGTTTCGCCGGCTAATGTTATACAACAGATTGAATCAATTAGTCCATCTGAAATTCTTGCTCAGAAAAAGGATAAAGATTTAATAACCAGTTATGTCAATAAAGTCAATTCATCAATTCGTATCTCAAAACTTGATGATTGGATTTTTAATTTAGATTATGCTAATGAGCTTTTAAGAATACAATTTAAAACTGCTACACTTAAAGGGTTTGGAATTGAAAATCTTCATGCAGGAATAATAGCAAGCGGTGCAATACTTAATTATCTGCAGGAAACTCAAAAGGCTAACCTCTCTCATCTGAGTAAAATTGCTTTGTACAATCCATCTGAATATATGACTCTGGATCATTCAACAAAGAGAAATCTTGAAATAACATATTCAATGCAGGATGGGGGAAGGGAGGGCTCGCTCATTTCAATTTTAGATAAAACCCAAACTGCAATGGGCGCACGCTTATTAAAGAAATGGATTTCGGCCCCTTTAAGAAAACTTGAACCGATACAAGCACGATTGGATAGCGTTGAAGAAATAGTTGAGAACAAATCCATTAGAAAAAATCTTATCACGCATCTTAAAGAAATTGGCGATCTCGAAAGACTTATATCAAGAATTTGCACAGCGCGAGCTAATCCCCGTGAAATAGTAGCACTTAAATCTTCGCTTAAAAAAATTCCTTTCTTGAAAGAAGAAATGAAGTCTTTGAGAGTAAAGACAATTAGACAAATTGCAGATACACTTTCCCCAATGGAAAAATCGGTTGAAGTGATTGAGAATGCGATCGTGGATTTTCCTCCGCTTAGCTTGATTGATGGAGGGGTGATAAAATACGGCTACAGCCCCGAGCTCGACGAGCTTAGAGATATTTCGATACATGGAAAAGACTGGATTGCGAATCTTCAAAAACAAGAAAGGGAGCGGACTGGAATTTCTTCGCTCAAAGTAAACTTCAATAAGGTTTTTGGGTACTACATTGAAATCAGTAATGCGAATAAAGATAAAATTCCTTCGGATTATATGCGCAAACAAACGCTCGTAAATTCGGAGCGGTACATCACTCCCGAGCTTAAAGAGTATGAAGATAAAATTCTGAATGCCGAAGAAAGAATTTATGAACTTGAATCACAGTTGTTTAATCATTTGAGAATATCAGTTGCAGAGCAAGCGGAGGTGATTCAACAAAATGCAAAGCTGATTGCTATGCTTGATTGTTTTATTTCTTTTGCCGAATGCGCTTCTGATTATAATTATATTAAACCTGAAGTGAATGAAAATGATTCGATAGAAATTATTGAAGGCAGGCATCCGGTAGTAGAAAGAATTTTGCAGCCGGGAGAAAAGTTTACTTCAAATAATTGTAAGATTGATAACGAAGAAAATCAAATTATACTTTTGACAGGACCGAATATGGCGGGTAAATCTGTTTATCTTCGACAGGCTGGATTAATTGTCTTGCTGGCGCAGATTGGCTGCTTTGTCCCCGCAAAAAGCGC contains these protein-coding regions:
- the acs gene encoding acetate--CoA ligase encodes the protein MSDKKLSGDVYYPTDEIVKFAHAKCEKLYESASKDFVSFWETEAKNLYWHKKWNKVLDDSNKPFFKWFTGAKTNIAYNCLDVHIKTPRRNKLALIWEGENGDVKTYSYFALHRETCKFANVLKSLGVHKGDRVTLYMGRIPELMIGMLACARIGAIHSVVYGGFSVEALHERLEDSQSKVLIVSDGAFQRGKIVELKKIADEALQRAATVESVLVVKRTGHQINMEAGRDMWYHELMNLPIANNSESLEIVDAEDPLFLLYTSGTTGKPKAILHTHGGYMVGIYSTLKYVFDIHDEDRFWCAADPGWITGHSYIVYGPLLNGATSFMYEGAPTFPYPHRWWQMIEKYGINILYTAPTAIRGLMRFGDAWPNRYNLSSLRLLGTVGEPINPEAWKWYNRVIGKEKCPIMDTWWQTETGMFMITPMPCTPLKPGSGTKPFPGLVMDIVDEGGKSVKPNEEGYLVIKTPWPAMLRTVWNDPDRYVNQYWSRFPGMYMTGDSARRDEDGYFWIIGRVDDVIKVSGYRLGTAEIESALVSHPAVAEAAAIGLPHEVKGNAIHCFVILRNGFEKSDKLCEELRQHVGHEVGPIAKPELVEIVDSLPKTRSGKIMRRVLKAKALGLDPGNLSTLED
- the mutS gene encoding DNA mismatch repair protein MutS, whose translation is MNQYRKIKEANPDTILLFRVGDFFETFDEDAKTASKVLGITLTKRSNGAAGDVPLAGFPHHAIDSYLPKLVRAGYRVAVCEQMENPKFAKGIVKREVVEVVTPGVTLSDKLLDHKKNNYLMAIFLTDEVAGISFCDISTAEFYCYQVSPANVIQQIESISPSEILAQKKDKDLITSYVNKVNSSIRISKLDDWIFNLDYANELLRIQFKTATLKGFGIENLHAGIIASGAILNYLQETQKANLSHLSKIALYNPSEYMTLDHSTKRNLEITYSMQDGGREGSLISILDKTQTAMGARLLKKWISAPLRKLEPIQARLDSVEEIVENKSIRKNLITHLKEIGDLERLISRICTARANPREIVALKSSLKKIPFLKEEMKSLRVKTIRQIADTLSPMEKSVEVIENAIVDFPPLSLIDGGVIKYGYSPELDELRDISIHGKDWIANLQKQERERTGISSLKVNFNKVFGYYIEISNANKDKIPSDYMRKQTLVNSERYITPELKEYEDKILNAEERIYELESQLFNHLRISVAEQAEVIQQNAKLIAMLDCFISFAECASDYNYIKPEVNENDSIEIIEGRHPVVERILQPGEKFTSNNCKIDNEENQIILLTGPNMAGKSVYLRQAGLIVLLAQIGCFVPAKSAKIGLVDRIFTRVGASDNITAGESTFLVEMQEAANILNNATNKSLILLDEIGRGTSTFDGISIAWAITEYLHENPDINAKTLFATHYHELNEMAEIFPKIKNYKVEVREYDDKVIFLHKVNPGRADHSYGIQVAQMAGLPLFVTNRAKEVLENLESKELTPYEIKKEKLKKLKSDDNQISLFEFKDDELRGELKNMELESLTPIDALNKLNELQKKVRKND
- a CDS encoding peptidase encodes the protein MNSKNINLFLSILFLFTLGFFQSITAQQSETDLYKWLKTIPEFEVKQITGDDMFSEVYEIMVTMPVDHNNPEGQKFKQQVFLSHVDAEKPMVMYLEGYATGNWTQELTKMLDCNQLVVEHRYFGESVPEPFDWKYLTIKQAADDHHRIVELFKNYYKEKWISTGISKGGSTVIFHARFYPDDVDVCVPYVGPINFSTEDQRVYEWINSVSTPECRKKVFDFQKICLTKRDELYPIFLKNAEEKRLTYNIVGGERAYEYAVLEYSFAYWQWSDGDCSKIPDAHSSIEDIWKHLLINGGVTYFSDQDIEGIYPFFYQCYTEYGYYGYNISPFGDLIEYADGHTPFFFPLNVLPEFDPTVTQDISNWVQNEAKNFIFIYGGNDPWSSTGVCLTGKTNSVKMVLPGGSHRTRIKDFSDDDKEVIYSKLEEWLGVKLLSSD
- a CDS encoding DUF2279 domain-containing protein, whose translation is MLYIQIVFAQDSLLYKNDESSPFYSRKNLSIAFLSGAYASTLVSGYYMWWRDGQRRFTFYSSEEGEGWLNDPYSKGIDKVGHFYTSYFFYKLSKNLLIWGGYPEDDSKLHAAIMSLGIGLVIEVGDGFSRFGFDYQDLVFNTIGLGYGYLQDVLPVLQNFNFKWSYIPTHDFHFPPNLTSTYEAHIYWLTVDVHNLFQNTFMNFYPEYLQLGIGYSVSDDYKRREYLIGLDFNLDKIFSTNNQDWKLIIDTANMLHYPAPGVKFQSGRKPDYRFFIFN